A genomic segment from Sulfuritalea hydrogenivorans sk43H encodes:
- the lptC gene encoding LPS export ABC transporter periplasmic protein LptC, protein MKDRAASLFPLAMLVLLAALTFWLNRVIQGDNPRGPQRHDPDYWVERFEVRRFDTEGRLQHTVVADNLLHYPDDDTTIVAAPHVTYHQTPPTEIFARMAYIGKDGKEVDLVDNVRVIRHGAAAGSPSTVLETRTLKIFPDSEKGHTNDPVVITQGKSIMNGTGLDIDNRSGISVLYGRVTGTLHRNRTETP, encoded by the coding sequence ATGAAAGATCGCGCCGCCTCGCTGTTTCCGCTGGCCATGCTGGTGCTGCTGGCGGCGCTGACCTTCTGGCTCAACCGGGTCATTCAGGGCGACAATCCGCGTGGCCCGCAACGGCACGATCCCGACTACTGGGTGGAGCGCTTCGAAGTGCGCCGCTTCGACACCGAAGGCAGGCTGCAACACACCGTGGTCGCCGACAACCTGTTGCATTACCCGGACGACGACACGACCATCGTCGCCGCGCCGCATGTCACCTACCATCAAACGCCGCCGACGGAAATATTCGCGCGCATGGCTTACATCGGCAAGGATGGCAAGGAAGTCGATCTGGTCGACAACGTGCGGGTGATTCGCCACGGCGCGGCAGCCGGTTCGCCATCGACCGTGCTTGAAACCAGGACACTGAAGATCTTTCCCGATTCCGAAAAGGGACACACCAACGATCCGGTGGTAATCACCCAGGGGAAAAGCATCATGAATGGTACCGGACTCGACATCGACAACAGATCCGGCATCTCGGTGCTGTACGGCCGCGTTACCGGCACCCTCCATCGCAACCGGACCGAGACACCATGA
- the lptA gene encoding lipopolysaccharide transport periplasmic protein LptA — MNQILRLAAIAGIAGLLLAATAARAEKADRDKPVNIEADRVSVDDVSKVQTFEGNVQLVKGTLIIRAERIVVTQDDDGYQRGVATGTPGTLPRFKQKREGQDDYIEGEGERIVHDAKAEKTEFFNRAWVKSGLDEVRGQFISYDARTENYFVTSGPNGTRAQPGSGERVRATIQPKNKDAGTAAPAAPARPAAAPAPALKGAQNIANPRQETAQ, encoded by the coding sequence ATGAACCAAATCCTTCGACTCGCTGCCATTGCCGGAATCGCCGGCCTCTTGCTTGCCGCCACCGCGGCAAGAGCCGAAAAGGCCGACCGCGACAAGCCGGTCAATATCGAAGCCGATCGGGTTTCGGTCGATGACGTAAGCAAGGTCCAGACCTTCGAAGGCAACGTGCAGCTGGTCAAGGGCACGCTGATCATCCGCGCCGAGCGGATCGTCGTTACCCAGGACGACGACGGCTATCAGCGCGGCGTGGCGACCGGCACCCCCGGCACGCTGCCGCGCTTCAAGCAGAAGCGCGAGGGCCAGGACGACTATATCGAAGGCGAAGGCGAGCGCATCGTGCATGATGCCAAGGCCGAGAAGACCGAATTCTTCAATCGCGCCTGGGTCAAGAGCGGCCTCGACGAAGTGCGCGGCCAGTTCATTTCCTACGACGCCAGGACCGAGAACTATTTCGTCACCAGCGGCCCCAACGGCACCCGCGCCCAGCCGGGCAGCGGCGAACGGGTCCGCGCCACCATCCAGCCGAAGAACAAGGACGCCGGCACGGCAGCGCCCGCGGCGCCTGCCCGTCCGGCTGCGGCCCCGGCGCCTGCATTGAAGGGCGCCCAGAACATCGCCAACCCCCGTCAGGAGACAGCGCAGTGA
- a CDS encoding KdsC family phosphatase translates to MGNNVTAAADKATRLVLMGFDVDGVLTDGTLYFSSQGDEIKAFSSLDGHGLKMLQRSGIEVAVISGRSSRALELRAKNLGITELHMGVDDKRALLIQLAAKRGIELTQAGYMGDDVVDLPILRACGFSAAVADAHDEVRARVDYVASKGGGRGAVREVCDLIIRAQGKWDAAMAEYLA, encoded by the coding sequence ATGGGCAACAACGTAACCGCGGCAGCCGACAAAGCGACCCGCCTTGTCCTGATGGGCTTCGACGTGGACGGCGTGCTGACCGATGGCACGCTCTACTTCAGTTCCCAGGGCGACGAAATCAAGGCTTTCTCCAGCCTCGATGGCCACGGCCTGAAGATGCTGCAGCGTTCCGGAATCGAGGTTGCCGTCATCAGCGGACGCAGTTCCCGCGCGCTCGAACTGCGCGCCAAGAACCTCGGCATCACGGAATTGCACATGGGCGTCGACGACAAGCGCGCGTTGCTGATCCAGCTGGCGGCGAAGCGCGGCATCGAACTCACGCAAGCCGGCTACATGGGCGACGACGTGGTGGACCTGCCGATCCTGCGCGCCTGCGGCTTTTCCGCCGCGGTGGCTGACGCGCACGACGAAGTTCGCGCCCGCGTGGATTACGTTGCCAGCAAAGGCGGCGGTCGAGGCGCCGTGCGCGAGGTCTGCGACCTGATCATCCGCGCCCAGGGCAAGTGGGATGCGGCGATGGCGGAGTACCTCGCATGA
- a CDS encoding KpsF/GutQ family sugar-phosphate isomerase, whose product MNQAIKPSTASVHDDARVTGMGRQVLEIEAAAVAALARRIGPEFCAAVALILESRGRVVVSGIGKSGHIARKLAATFASTGTPAYFVHAAEAVHGDLGMITRDDVLIAISNSGENDELLTIVPLVKRLGGKLIAITGNETSSLAQEADIHLDARVDQEACPLNLAPTASTTAALALGDALAVALLDARGFGAEDFARSHPGGALGRKLLTHVADVMQVDVPTLTEDALVPAALAAMTRGGMGMAVILDAAGGITGIFTDGDLRRAMERLGDLRATPVSAVMTRNPRSIGPRRLAVEAVEMMEANKINQLVVKDDAGALCGALNMHDLFRAKVV is encoded by the coding sequence ATGAACCAAGCCATCAAGCCGTCCACTGCCAGCGTCCATGACGATGCTCGCGTCACAGGCATGGGCCGTCAGGTGCTCGAAATCGAAGCGGCCGCCGTCGCGGCGCTGGCGCGGCGGATCGGGCCCGAGTTCTGCGCCGCCGTCGCGCTGATACTCGAAAGCCGCGGCCGCGTGGTGGTCAGCGGCATCGGCAAGTCCGGCCATATTGCCCGCAAGCTGGCCGCCACCTTCGCCAGCACCGGCACGCCGGCCTATTTCGTTCATGCGGCCGAAGCCGTGCATGGCGACCTGGGCATGATCACCCGCGACGATGTCCTGATCGCGATTTCCAATTCCGGCGAGAACGACGAACTGCTGACCATCGTGCCGCTGGTGAAGCGCCTGGGAGGCAAGCTGATCGCCATCACCGGCAACGAGACCTCATCCCTGGCGCAGGAAGCCGACATCCACCTCGATGCCCGTGTCGATCAGGAAGCCTGCCCGCTGAATCTGGCGCCGACCGCCAGCACCACGGCCGCGCTGGCCCTTGGCGATGCCCTCGCCGTCGCCCTGCTCGACGCGCGCGGCTTTGGTGCCGAAGATTTCGCCCGCTCCCATCCCGGCGGCGCGCTGGGCCGCAAGCTGCTCACCCACGTTGCCGACGTCATGCAAGTCGACGTGCCGACGCTGACCGAGGATGCGCTGGTGCCGGCCGCGCTGGCGGCCATGACGCGAGGCGGCATGGGCATGGCGGTGATACTCGATGCCGCCGGAGGCATCACGGGGATATTCACCGACGGCGACCTGCGGCGCGCCATGGAGCGCCTCGGCGACTTGCGTGCCACCCCGGTGTCCGCAGTCATGACCCGCAATCCCCGCAGCATCGGACCGCGCCGCCTGGCCGTCGAGGCGGTGGAGATGATGGAAGCCAACAAGATCAACCAGCTCGTGGTGAAGGATGACGCCGGCGCGCTGTGTGGTGCATTGAACATGCACGACCTGTTCCGGGCGAAGGTCGTCTGA